In Treponema denticola, one genomic interval encodes:
- a CDS encoding DUF362 domain-containing protein produces the protein MAYKISNECTNCAACESECPVNAISEAGGKHVIDADTCISCGACAGVCPVEAISEE, from the coding sequence ATGGCTTATAAAATTTCTAATGAATGCACGAACTGTGCCGCGTGCGAAAGTGAATGCCCCGTAAACGCTATCAGCGAGGCCGGCGGCAAACACGTAATTGACGCTGATACATGTATCAGCTGCGGTGCTTGTGCAGGTGTTTGTCCTGTAGAAGCAATCTCCGAGGAATAA
- a CDS encoding M23 family metallopeptidase, with product MKAFKLFFFFFFLPLPIIAQTVYPNIEKLGMDNDTFVQYSDDVAEARKALAALKTGDELPIRFYTYKATNEDTIQKIASRCCIPYDAIVTLNRIESIQTEIAGKIFILPTLPAVYLPQKAASSIEKLTEALFGKYNAEPLKIKIYEASGTREVFCFPGELFDGTIRAFFFKPFYLFPLKEAVLTSDFGQRPDPFTGKKTYHPGIDLAAPAGSPVMACAAGRIKEISYSKVYGNYIILAHTDGRASLYGHLSKVYASLNETVKSGTIIGAVGSTGMSTGPHLHFEIHEHGIPKNPANFVDKNK from the coding sequence ATGAAGGCCTTTAAACTTTTCTTTTTTTTCTTTTTTTTGCCTTTACCTATTATAGCACAGACTGTATATCCTAATATAGAAAAACTGGGTATGGATAATGATACTTTTGTTCAATACAGTGATGATGTTGCAGAAGCACGAAAAGCTTTGGCGGCTTTAAAAACCGGAGATGAACTTCCTATAAGGTTTTATACTTATAAAGCAACAAATGAGGATACAATTCAAAAAATTGCATCCCGTTGTTGTATTCCATATGATGCAATTGTTACTCTCAACCGTATAGAATCAATTCAAACCGAGATTGCAGGTAAAATATTTATTCTTCCTACACTGCCTGCGGTATACCTTCCTCAAAAAGCTGCTTCAAGTATAGAAAAATTAACAGAAGCTCTTTTTGGAAAATATAATGCAGAGCCCTTAAAAATAAAAATATATGAAGCTTCCGGTACAAGGGAGGTCTTTTGTTTTCCGGGAGAACTTTTTGACGGAACAATTAGGGCCTTTTTCTTCAAGCCCTTTTATCTTTTTCCTCTAAAAGAAGCTGTTTTGACTTCGGATTTCGGACAAAGACCTGACCCCTTTACAGGTAAAAAAACTTATCATCCGGGGATAGATCTGGCAGCCCCTGCCGGCAGCCCTGTTATGGCATGCGCTGCAGGGCGTATAAAAGAAATATCTTATAGCAAGGTCTACGGCAACTATATAATTTTAGCTCACACGGACGGCAGAGCCAGCCTATACGGCCATTTGAGCAAGGTCTATGCGAGCTTGAATGAAACCGTAAAATCGGGTACAATTATCGGCGCCGTAGGGTCTACCGGAATGTCTACAGGACCTCATCTTCATTTTGAAATACATGAACATGGTATACCAAAAAATCCGGCGAATTTTGTAGATAAAAATAAATAG
- a CDS encoding lipid II:glycine glycyltransferase FemX has product MKETKFLTAEYREEFDSLVSHPIQSWIWGDFKENMGAVPERIGFFEDGKLKSGIQIIFSKIPKTNYTVGIASKTLMPEFEHIEALKEAAKKHRAVFIKVEPDVFSPAQKDKSLEAASSEAGFLDEPIEDKKKFLLKNGAKNGKPFFEKYNFILDIDRTEEELLSSFHSKTRYNIRLAEKKGVSIIDKSTEEGMEDYIRLMEETTKRQGFFNHNGEYFRRMFKIFPKDTLRIFEAVYKEEVLTAWILFKFNGKLYYPYGASGNNHRELMPNNLIMWKAIQYGKESNCSVFDLWGCLGPNPDTTDSWYGFHKFKAGYNPELVEYIGTFDFVYKPFMYKLFNLADKIRWIILKNKKR; this is encoded by the coding sequence ATGAAAGAAACAAAATTCTTGACTGCCGAATATAGAGAAGAATTCGACAGTTTGGTTTCCCATCCTATTCAATCATGGATTTGGGGAGATTTTAAAGAAAACATGGGGGCCGTTCCTGAAAGGATAGGCTTTTTTGAAGACGGAAAATTAAAAAGCGGCATTCAGATTATATTTTCTAAAATACCTAAGACCAATTATACGGTTGGTATAGCCTCAAAAACCCTAATGCCCGAATTCGAACATATTGAAGCCTTAAAAGAGGCAGCAAAAAAACATAGGGCTGTATTTATAAAGGTAGAACCGGATGTCTTTAGTCCTGCACAAAAAGATAAGTCTTTAGAAGCGGCTTCTTCGGAAGCCGGCTTTTTAGATGAACCTATTGAAGATAAGAAAAAATTCTTGCTGAAAAACGGAGCAAAAAACGGAAAGCCTTTTTTTGAAAAATATAACTTTATCTTAGACATTGATAGGACTGAGGAAGAACTTTTATCTTCTTTTCATTCCAAAACTAGGTATAATATCCGCCTTGCCGAAAAAAAAGGAGTAAGCATAATCGATAAGAGCACCGAAGAAGGCATGGAAGATTATATAAGGCTTATGGAAGAAACTACAAAAAGACAGGGCTTTTTTAATCATAACGGGGAATACTTTAGACGGATGTTCAAGATATTTCCAAAAGATACCCTTAGAATATTTGAAGCCGTTTATAAAGAAGAGGTCTTAACTGCATGGATTCTTTTTAAATTTAACGGAAAACTTTACTATCCTTATGGGGCATCCGGCAATAATCATCGCGAATTGATGCCCAATAACCTCATAATGTGGAAGGCTATTCAATACGGGAAAGAGTCAAATTGTTCAGTTTTTGACCTTTGGGGCTGTTTAGGCCCTAATCCCGATACGACGGATTCATGGTACGGTTTTCATAAATTTAAAGCAGGTTATAATCCTGAATTAGTAGAATATATCGGCACCTTTGATTTTGTATATAAACCCTTTATGTATAAACTTTTTAATCTTGCAGATAAAATCAGATGGATTATTTTAAAAAATAAGAAAAGATAA
- a CDS encoding penicillin-binding protein 1A — MNRLSKVIYLYLILIFLILAGGAFALGKMMAMTKNIKQSELFVDFNPALPSRILDIRGDLITEFSLDEKRELINYGDISPYLIAALLAREDRLFYEHKGFRIKSIIRAVIGQLTGKSLGGGSTITQQIAGLLYCDRTDRSIKRKVKELWWAIQVERRYSKDEIMMLYLNEAYFGGGTNGASAASRFYFGHSAAELTPAEAAILIIQLSNPTKYNPFTYPNRAKERQESVLENMINLGFVSKEEASDSFEDYWANFDYTRIALSAWLTREDKARWFSEYVRRDVVDNMLYGTMNLYKDGYTVHTTCDLRHQEIADREFQKYITTANERVLASTSASFSQAERYSNLTALLSLCFGIDSLSVGEKQLTVKTNSYYRNNLNNTIDVLALMCGIDNLKTLTKQSTAKMQEVLMERVVEGTFISIENETGYITALIGGSQFNESNQLIRATQSKLQVGSTIKPLIYSAAIDEKVITAATRMDDTPQVFESADGVQYIPNNYSGKWNGTVLVYKALPLSLNIPAIKTLEMVGFDRAIDRIANLMGITDPAEIDRTFEKVYPLALGISAVTPVQLLRAFAIFGNQGRAVDPIAVRAIENRDGVTIMDPELDLRIEQRKRGAAMQVISPSNAFIMTEILKKTITLGTLFGASSGGKKFDYKDEKTGKTFRMPMAAKTGTTQNWSDSWAAIYSPYYSAIAWYGFDRGSYSLGTDNAGAALSGYVAANFMREVHKNKPFKDFVRPEKGVLMVDVCKKSGMLPSENCTDETITLPFLYGTEPTEICTEHTAGIKLKDIGIDRIKGAGMAKGEEEIKIDIDPLEIDPSIFMDPQPNGDVLPETENTENNNSESGNEEDSTENPWMS, encoded by the coding sequence ATGAATAGGCTGAGCAAGGTAATATATTTATATCTTATTTTGATTTTTCTCATTTTAGCAGGCGGAGCCTTTGCCCTCGGAAAGATGATGGCAATGACAAAAAATATAAAACAAAGCGAATTATTTGTTGACTTTAATCCGGCTTTGCCGTCAAGAATATTGGATATAAGAGGAGACCTTATAACTGAATTCTCATTGGATGAAAAACGGGAACTCATAAATTACGGAGATATTTCTCCATATCTAATTGCAGCTCTTTTAGCCCGTGAAGACCGCCTTTTTTATGAGCACAAGGGTTTTAGAATAAAATCGATTATCAGGGCTGTTATAGGACAACTTACGGGAAAATCATTAGGAGGCGGAAGTACAATTACTCAGCAAATCGCAGGGCTTTTGTATTGTGATAGGACCGATAGAAGCATAAAAAGAAAAGTAAAAGAGCTGTGGTGGGCTATCCAGGTGGAAAGGCGGTACTCAAAAGACGAGATAATGATGCTATACCTAAATGAAGCTTATTTCGGAGGGGGAACAAATGGGGCAAGCGCCGCTTCCCGTTTCTACTTCGGACACTCTGCAGCAGAGTTGACACCCGCTGAAGCCGCTATCTTAATTATTCAGCTTTCAAATCCTACAAAGTATAATCCCTTTACTTATCCTAACCGAGCAAAGGAAAGGCAGGAAAGCGTTCTTGAAAACATGATAAACCTAGGTTTTGTTTCTAAAGAGGAGGCTTCAGATTCCTTTGAAGACTACTGGGCTAATTTTGACTATACAAGAATAGCTTTATCGGCCTGGCTTACCCGCGAAGATAAGGCAAGATGGTTTTCGGAATATGTAAGGCGGGATGTTGTAGATAATATGCTATACGGCACAATGAACCTCTATAAGGACGGATATACGGTACATACTACTTGTGACCTTCGGCATCAAGAAATTGCTGATAGAGAATTTCAAAAATATATTACTACAGCAAATGAAAGAGTTTTAGCCTCAACATCCGCTTCTTTTAGTCAGGCCGAAAGATACAGTAATTTAACGGCCCTTTTAAGTCTTTGTTTCGGTATAGACTCTCTCAGTGTAGGTGAAAAGCAGCTTACGGTAAAAACAAACTCTTATTATCGAAATAATCTAAATAATACGATAGATGTACTGGCTCTAATGTGCGGTATAGACAACCTAAAAACTCTTACCAAACAGTCAACAGCCAAGATGCAGGAAGTTTTGATGGAAAGGGTTGTAGAAGGCACATTTATTTCGATAGAAAATGAAACAGGATACATTACAGCCCTGATAGGCGGAAGTCAATTTAATGAGTCCAATCAGCTTATAAGAGCTACTCAATCTAAACTCCAAGTCGGAAGTACAATAAAGCCTTTGATATATTCTGCTGCAATAGATGAAAAAGTAATAACTGCAGCTACAAGAATGGATGATACTCCTCAGGTTTTTGAGTCTGCCGACGGAGTACAGTATATTCCGAATAACTATAGCGGAAAATGGAATGGCACTGTTTTGGTATATAAGGCATTGCCCCTTTCGTTAAATATTCCTGCAATTAAAACTCTGGAAATGGTAGGCTTTGATAGGGCTATAGACCGTATTGCAAATCTTATGGGTATTACGGATCCTGCCGAAATTGACAGAACATTTGAGAAGGTATATCCTTTAGCTCTTGGAATCAGTGCGGTAACCCCTGTTCAGCTTTTAAGAGCCTTTGCTATCTTTGGAAATCAAGGAAGGGCTGTTGACCCGATTGCTGTACGGGCTATAGAAAATAGAGATGGTGTAACAATAATGGATCCTGAGCTTGATCTAAGAATTGAGCAGCGCAAAAGAGGCGCCGCTATGCAGGTAATAAGTCCGAGCAATGCCTTTATTATGACGGAAATTCTAAAAAAGACCATCACTCTTGGAACCTTATTCGGTGCGTCTTCAGGCGGTAAAAAATTCGATTATAAGGATGAAAAGACAGGAAAAACTTTTAGGATGCCGATGGCTGCAAAAACCGGAACTACCCAAAACTGGTCGGACTCATGGGCTGCTATATATTCCCCATATTATTCGGCAATTGCCTGGTACGGTTTTGATAGAGGCAGTTATTCTCTAGGAACGGATAATGCCGGTGCTGCTCTTTCAGGATATGTAGCGGCAAACTTTATGCGTGAAGTTCATAAAAATAAGCCCTTTAAAGATTTTGTAAGACCTGAAAAAGGGGTGCTAATGGTGGATGTATGTAAAAAATCCGGAATGCTCCCTTCAGAGAACTGTACCGATGAAACAATCACCCTTCCATTCCTATATGGAACGGAACCTACCGAAATTTGTACCGAGCATACGGCAGGTATAAAGCTTAAAGATATAGGTATAGACAGAATAAAAGGGGCGGGTATGGCAAAAGGAGAAGAAGAAATAAAGATAGACATAGACCCTCTTGAAATTGACCCGTCAATTTTTATGGATCCTCAGCCGAATGGAGATGTTTTACCTGAAACTGAAAATACTGAAAATAACAACTCAGAATCAGGGAATGAAGAAGATAGCACTGAAAATCCATGGATGTCATAA
- a CDS encoding AMP-dependent synthetase/ligase, translating to MKTLDKSLPLLLKRISAQYPNIRAQMFKGEDKDFKSLSYKQLYEISLDFAAGLLSIGARPKDHIGLIADNRKEWLHASFGIMNIGAADVPRGCDATEQEITHILSFSECKFAVLENEAQIKKVLSNIAEIPLLESIISIDNADFKKFEEEFDIKERNIKFYTYAEIIELGKTARIEGKFKPEEYAENVDTDDLASIIFTSGTTGNPKGVTMTHRNFMTQLMELPDRIILKPGQKAISVLPVWHSFERACEYVIIISGGTIAYSKPIGSVLLADMLKINPTLFPSVPRIWEAVYDGIFKAMKKRGRPLYYLFLFFIEVGIKTMRLKRRVMGQCPHFQRRTKVIYPILAILPLLCIAPMYYIGDLLIYRTIRKKFGKCFKAGVSGGGALPPNVDEFFWAIRISVVEGYGITETAPVISVRPMPKPVFGTLGKPLACFESKIIDKNGNELPHNRKGLLLVKGDAVTKGYYKDPERTAEVIDKEGWFDTGDLAIKTIDGELILKGRRKNTIVLRGGENIEPVPIEVKLQESPLISIAVVLGQDQRALGALIVVHKENLQSWAANNGLRNVPVTELVHDSNVQKMYEAEVAELVNSKTGFKLFERINKIVLLPEEFQAGRELSAKGEMMRHKINQLYRKEIYELFK from the coding sequence ATGAAAACTTTAGATAAATCATTACCGTTATTATTAAAACGGATCTCGGCACAATACCCCAACATAAGAGCTCAAATGTTTAAGGGCGAAGATAAGGACTTTAAAAGTCTTTCTTATAAACAGCTGTATGAGATTTCTCTTGATTTTGCAGCAGGCTTGCTTTCGATAGGAGCAAGGCCGAAAGATCATATCGGTTTGATTGCAGATAACCGCAAAGAATGGCTGCATGCAAGCTTCGGTATTATGAATATCGGGGCTGCAGATGTTCCGCGAGGCTGTGATGCTACCGAACAGGAAATTACTCACATCCTTTCTTTTTCGGAATGTAAATTTGCCGTTTTAGAAAATGAAGCTCAAATCAAAAAAGTTTTGAGCAATATAGCAGAAATTCCCCTTCTGGAATCGATTATAAGTATAGATAATGCCGATTTTAAAAAATTTGAAGAAGAATTCGACATTAAAGAAAGAAATATTAAATTTTATACCTATGCTGAAATTATAGAATTAGGCAAAACTGCAAGGATTGAAGGCAAATTCAAGCCGGAAGAATATGCAGAAAATGTCGATACCGATGATTTGGCTTCGATAATCTTTACATCAGGTACTACGGGCAATCCTAAGGGGGTTACTATGACCCATAGAAACTTTATGACTCAGCTTATGGAGCTTCCTGATAGGATTATCCTTAAACCCGGCCAAAAAGCAATTTCGGTTCTTCCGGTTTGGCATTCATTCGAGAGAGCTTGCGAATATGTTATCATAATTTCTGGCGGAACTATCGCTTATTCAAAGCCGATAGGAAGCGTTCTTTTAGCAGATATGTTAAAGATAAATCCGACTCTTTTCCCCTCCGTTCCGCGAATTTGGGAGGCTGTTTATGACGGTATCTTCAAAGCTATGAAAAAAAGAGGCCGCCCTCTTTATTACCTCTTCTTATTCTTTATTGAAGTCGGAATAAAAACAATGCGCCTAAAGCGCAGGGTAATGGGTCAATGTCCTCACTTTCAACGAAGGACTAAGGTTATCTACCCAATCTTGGCTATTCTTCCTCTTTTGTGTATTGCCCCTATGTATTATATTGGAGATTTACTTATTTACCGTACAATCCGTAAAAAGTTCGGTAAATGCTTTAAGGCAGGGGTTTCAGGCGGAGGAGCCTTACCGCCCAATGTTGATGAATTTTTTTGGGCTATCCGAATAAGCGTTGTCGAAGGCTACGGTATTACCGAAACAGCCCCTGTTATTAGTGTACGGCCCATGCCTAAACCCGTTTTCGGAACTTTGGGTAAACCTTTAGCCTGTTTTGAATCCAAAATTATAGATAAAAACGGAAACGAATTGCCTCATAACAGGAAAGGGCTGCTCCTTGTCAAAGGTGATGCCGTAACAAAGGGATATTATAAGGATCCGGAAAGGACAGCTGAGGTTATCGATAAAGAAGGCTGGTTTGATACGGGCGATCTTGCAATAAAGACAATCGACGGCGAGCTAATTCTTAAGGGCCGCAGGAAAAATACAATAGTTTTACGCGGAGGTGAAAACATCGAGCCTGTCCCGATAGAGGTAAAACTGCAGGAATCCCCCTTAATTTCTATTGCCGTTGTTTTAGGTCAAGATCAAAGAGCCTTGGGTGCCTTAATTGTAGTTCATAAAGAGAACCTTCAATCATGGGCTGCAAATAACGGTTTACGGAATGTGCCTGTTACCGAGCTTGTACATGACTCTAATGTACAGAAAATGTATGAGGCGGAAGTTGCAGAGCTTGTCAATTCAAAGACCGGTTTTAAACTCTTTGAAAGGATAAACAAGATTGTTCTGCTTCCTGAAGAGTTTCAAGCAGGAAGGGAACTGTCTGCAAAGGGCGAGATGATGCGTCATAAGATAAATCAGCTTTACCGAAAAGAAATATACGAGCTCTTTAAATAA
- a CDS encoding MFS transporter → MLKNTDLKKDALIGTKRFWFLMWGLGLAGQLCWNIENQWFNTFVYAKIAKDSSIVTLMVITSALVTTFSTFLFGTLSDRIGSRRRFVSIGYIVWGLTTILFGLTEFVGRGHVGTGAKVSVWAAVLVILADDFMSFFGSMGNDSGYNAWSNDMTTDKNRGQVGAVLAIQPVIGTIVGTVLGGLLIGAENNYQRLFWSMGLFVIGTGLISLFLLKDAPDLKPHREGSFGKQFAAIFKAEGFFSHKELMLACITTAVFFISFNVYFVHMGNWMIYRMGFDAARMGIIQGLSLLAASLSVIPAIGLINKSRTPRLAAFAIILNSMGLCILSLFIKPASVKPDAVFSLQNIPLFLSVFLAGTGQILVTQSMTMWVKELYPETSRGQFEGMRILFFVLTPMIIGTIIGNFLVKNGAGSVVNEFGITENIPVESIYVCGAVLALCAFIPLYFASKLYNKRKNNEPKDTESYEKK, encoded by the coding sequence ATGCTTAAAAACACGGATTTAAAAAAAGATGCTCTTATCGGTACAAAGCGCTTTTGGTTTTTAATGTGGGGCTTGGGCCTTGCAGGGCAGTTATGCTGGAACATCGAAAATCAGTGGTTTAATACCTTCGTATATGCTAAAATAGCAAAAGATTCTTCAATAGTAACCCTAATGGTTATTACGAGTGCATTAGTAACAACCTTTTCAACTTTTTTATTCGGTACCTTATCCGATAGGATAGGCTCAAGGCGCCGATTTGTTTCGATAGGTTACATCGTCTGGGGACTTACCACCATCCTTTTCGGCTTGACCGAATTTGTAGGAAGAGGACATGTCGGAACAGGGGCTAAGGTATCTGTATGGGCTGCCGTTCTTGTTATCCTTGCCGATGATTTTATGAGTTTTTTCGGTTCGATGGGAAACGATTCGGGCTACAACGCATGGAGTAACGATATGACGACGGATAAAAACCGCGGACAGGTTGGGGCTGTGCTTGCAATTCAGCCCGTTATAGGTACGATAGTCGGCACTGTGCTGGGCGGTCTTTTAATCGGAGCCGAAAACAATTACCAGCGTCTTTTTTGGTCTATGGGTTTGTTTGTCATAGGTACCGGTCTTATTTCACTTTTTTTGTTAAAGGATGCTCCCGATTTAAAACCGCATAGGGAGGGTTCTTTTGGCAAACAGTTTGCTGCGATTTTTAAGGCTGAAGGCTTTTTTTCGCACAAAGAACTGATGCTCGCCTGTATAACGACAGCCGTCTTTTTTATTTCGTTTAATGTTTATTTTGTTCACATGGGAAACTGGATGATTTACCGCATGGGCTTTGATGCTGCCCGCATGGGAATAATTCAAGGTTTAAGTTTGCTTGCTGCTTCCTTATCGGTTATTCCTGCAATCGGTCTTATAAATAAAAGCCGAACGCCGCGCCTTGCCGCATTTGCAATTATTCTTAATAGTATGGGCCTTTGTATTTTATCGCTTTTTATAAAGCCGGCCTCGGTCAAGCCGGATGCAGTGTTCAGCCTGCAAAATATTCCTCTTTTTTTGTCCGTATTTTTAGCCGGTACGGGACAGATTCTTGTAACCCAATCGATGACGATGTGGGTAAAAGAGCTGTACCCCGAAACCTCGCGAGGACAGTTTGAAGGTATGCGTATTCTCTTTTTTGTGTTGACTCCGATGATTATCGGAACAATAATAGGAAATTTTTTGGTAAAAAATGGGGCAGGTTCCGTGGTAAACGAATTCGGCATAACCGAAAATATTCCCGTAGAGTCTATCTATGTATGTGGTGCCGTTTTAGCGCTCTGCGCCTTTATTCCACTTTACTTTGCATCTAAGCTTTACAATAAGCGAAAAAACAATGAGCCTAAGGACACTGAATCCTATGAGAAAAAATAA
- a CDS encoding glycoside hydrolase family 2 protein — translation MRKNKPIKPLLTPWGESLNIDCPLNEYPRPQLVRENWQCLNGQWDYAITETEEVPETWDGTIIVPFSPESLLSGVGKQLLPGKRLWYRREFAFEKCKEGERLLLHFGAVDQYCSVYINGKKAGFHSGGYWPFYFDISVFLKDGKNEIVVSVTDNTDTGDEAYGKQTLNRGEIWYTGQSGIWQTVWAERVPETYIQSVKITPHFKEAKVELELCMCGADLPHLTNNASVKIFDGEKAVAEGLFQNNRALVKMPDDFKSWSPDNPFLYDVEIKAGKDTVRSYFGMREFGILDGKAGPVLSLNGKPIFHHGLLDQGYWSDGMYTPPSDEAMIWEIKTLKSMGFNMLRKHIKIEPLRWYYHCDKIGMLVWQDFVSGGGPYKDFVVKYAPWLGFNFKDGKSRYALHGRKSETGRKNFMRDAERTIDLLYGITSLAVWVPFNEGWGQFDAASAAAFVRKKDAARLIDHASGYFDQGEGDFHSYHIYYKAFKPKKDKRGRVLALTEFGGFSLPVQEHMSSDILFGYKMFRTKEELNDAVWKLYVKDVFPAIEKGLSASIYTQVSDVEDEINGIFTYDRKEIKFDESLGLKITKTLNEIFKEKFNGNL, via the coding sequence ATGAGAAAAAATAAACCTATAAAACCGCTTTTAACACCTTGGGGAGAAAGCCTAAACATAGACTGTCCCTTAAACGAATATCCGCGGCCTCAACTTGTAAGAGAAAACTGGCAGTGTTTAAACGGACAGTGGGACTATGCAATAACGGAGACAGAAGAGGTTCCCGAAACATGGGACGGAACTATCATAGTTCCTTTTTCACCCGAGAGTCTTTTGTCGGGCGTCGGAAAACAGCTTCTTCCCGGAAAAAGATTATGGTACCGCAGAGAATTTGCCTTTGAAAAGTGTAAGGAGGGGGAAAGGCTTTTATTGCATTTCGGGGCGGTTGATCAGTATTGTTCGGTCTATATAAACGGAAAAAAAGCAGGTTTCCATTCCGGAGGCTATTGGCCCTTTTATTTCGATATAAGCGTTTTTTTAAAGGACGGCAAAAACGAAATTGTAGTCTCCGTTACGGATAATACGGATACGGGCGATGAAGCTTACGGAAAGCAGACCCTCAACCGCGGAGAGATTTGGTATACGGGACAAAGCGGTATTTGGCAAACGGTATGGGCTGAAAGAGTTCCCGAAACCTATATTCAAAGTGTAAAAATAACCCCTCACTTTAAAGAAGCTAAGGTTGAGCTTGAGCTTTGTATGTGCGGAGCTGATTTGCCTCATCTGACAAACAATGCTTCGGTTAAGATCTTTGACGGAGAAAAAGCGGTTGCAGAAGGCCTTTTTCAAAACAACCGCGCCCTTGTAAAAATGCCCGATGATTTTAAAAGCTGGAGCCCCGACAATCCTTTTTTATATGATGTCGAAATCAAAGCGGGAAAAGATACCGTGCGTTCCTATTTCGGTATGAGGGAATTCGGCATTCTTGATGGGAAAGCAGGCCCCGTTTTAAGTTTAAATGGAAAGCCTATTTTTCATCACGGCCTGTTGGATCAGGGCTATTGGAGTGACGGCATGTACACTCCTCCTTCCGACGAGGCTATGATATGGGAAATTAAAACTCTTAAAAGCATGGGCTTTAATATGCTCAGAAAACACATAAAAATAGAACCGCTTCGCTGGTATTATCACTGCGATAAAATCGGTATGCTTGTTTGGCAGGATTTTGTAAGCGGAGGCGGGCCATATAAGGACTTTGTTGTAAAGTATGCTCCTTGGCTTGGTTTTAATTTTAAAGACGGAAAAAGCCGTTATGCTCTTCACGGAAGAAAAAGTGAAACCGGCCGGAAAAATTTTATGCGCGATGCCGAGCGTACTATCGATTTATTGTATGGCATAACATCTCTTGCAGTCTGGGTTCCTTTTAACGAAGGTTGGGGCCAGTTTGATGCCGCCTCAGCAGCCGCCTTTGTACGCAAAAAAGATGCTGCCCGCCTAATCGACCATGCAAGCGGTTACTTCGATCAGGGAGAAGGGGACTTTCACAGTTACCACATTTACTATAAGGCCTTTAAACCTAAAAAAGACAAGCGGGGCAGGGTACTGGCCCTTACTGAATTCGGAGGCTTCAGTTTGCCGGTTCAAGAACACATGAGCTCTGATATTCTATTCGGTTACAAAATGTTTAGAACCAAAGAAGAGTTGAATGATGCTGTTTGGAAGCTTTATGTAAAGGATGTTTTTCCTGCTATTGAAAAGGGCTTGAGTGCTTCAATCTATACGCAGGTAAGCGATGTAGAAGACGAAATAAACGGAATTTTTACCTATGACAGGAAGGAAATAAAATTTGATGAATCATTGGGATTAAAAATTACAAAAACATTAAACGAAATTTTTAAGGAGAAATTTAATGGGAATTTATAA
- a CDS encoding glutathione peroxidase encodes MGIYNYTVKDSLGNDFSFNDYKDYVILIVNTACEUGLTPHFQGLEALYKEYKDKKFLVAAFPCNQFGGQDPGTNEEIRNFAQSKYEVSFPIMAKIEVNGENTEPLFSFLKKTSNGEDIKWNFAKFLVDKTGEGVTAYAPTVAPEDLKKDIEKLLN; translated from the coding sequence ATGGGAATTTATAATTACACAGTTAAGGACAGCTTAGGAAATGACTTTTCTTTTAATGATTACAAAGATTATGTTATTTTAATCGTGAACACGGCTTGTGAGTGAGGGCTTACTCCTCACTTCCAAGGTTTGGAAGCATTATACAAAGAATACAAGGATAAAAAGTTTCTTGTTGCAGCTTTTCCATGTAATCAGTTCGGCGGTCAGGATCCGGGCACAAACGAAGAAATCAGAAATTTTGCTCAAAGTAAGTATGAGGTTTCTTTCCCCATAATGGCAAAAATTGAAGTCAACGGTGAAAACACCGAGCCTCTTTTTTCCTTTCTAAAAAAAACTTCAAACGGTGAAGACATAAAATGGAATTTTGCCAAATTTTTAGTTGACAAAACGGGAGAAGGGGTTACCGCCTATGCACCGACTGTTGCACCTGAAGACTTAAAAAAAGATATTGAAAAACTATTGAATTAG